One Setaria viridis chromosome 7, Setaria_viridis_v4.0, whole genome shotgun sequence genomic region harbors:
- the LOC117864322 gene encoding protein LAZ1 isoform X2 gives MRVNIGLIVPVMAQYSAPTWATIVAGLFTLVALSLSMYLIFEHLSAYNNPEEQKFVLGVILMVPCYAIESYISLINPNTSVYCGILRDGYEAFAMYCFGRYITACLGGEDKTIAFLKREGGSGSGQPLLHHASEKGIIHHHFPVNFILKPWRLGTRFYLIIKFGIFQYMIIKTLTASLSLLLEPFGVYCEGEFNLRCGYPYFAAVLNFSQYWALYCLVAWYTATKDELAPIKPLAKFLSFKSIVFLTWWQGVVIAILYALGLLRSPLAQSLELKSSIQNFIICIEDRWALLRLFTSMCSQPSPMHF, from the exons ATGAGGGTTAACATTGGGCTCATAGTGCCTGTGATGGCACAATACTCTGCGCCCACATGGGCTACTATAGTTGCAGGGCTCTTCACGCTGGTTGCGCTTTCGCTCTCCATGTACCTTATATTCGAGCATCTCTCGGCCTACAACAATCCGGAG GAACAGAAATTTGTACTGGGTGTTATCCTCATGGTCCCTTGCTACGCAATTGAGTCG TATATTTCTTTGATAAATCCAAATACGAGTGTTTACTGTGGCATCCTGCGTGATGGTTACGAAGCATTTGCAATGTACTGCTTCGGAAGATACATTACTGCATGTTTAG GTGGGGAAGATAAAACGATAGCTTTTTTGAAGAGGGAGGGTGGCTCAGGTTCTGGACAACCTCTACTGCATCATGCCTCTGAGAAGGGAATCATACACCATCATTTTCCTGTAAATTTTATATTGAAACCGTGGAGACTGGGGACGCGGTTCTACCTGATTATCAAATTTGGAATCTTCCAATAT ATGATCATAAAGACCCTAACAGCTAGCTTATCTCTTCTTCTAGAACCTTTTGGTGTCTATTGTGAAGGAGAATTCAATTTACGATGTGG GTACCCTTACTTTGCTGCAGTTCTCAACTTCAGTCAATATTGGGCCCTGTACTGTCTAGTAGCATGGTACACAGCTACAAAGGATGAATTGGCACCTATAAAGCCTCTCGCTAAGTTTCTTTCTTTCAAATCTATAGTATTCTTGACTTGGTGGCAAGGTGTGGTGATTGCAATATTGTATGCTCTGGGCCTTCTTAGAAGTCCTTTAGCCCAGAGCTTGGAGTTAAAATCAAGCATTCAAAACTTCATTATTTGCATAGAG GACAGATGGGCATTGCTTCGGCTGTTCACCTCTATGTGTTCCCAGCCAAGCCCTATGCACTTTTAG
- the LOC117864322 gene encoding protein LAZ1 isoform X1 produces MRVNIGLIVPVMAQYSAPTWATIVAGLFTLVALSLSMYLIFEHLSAYNNPEEQKFVLGVILMVPCYAIESYISLINPNTSVYCGILRDGYEAFAMYCFGRYITACLGGEDKTIAFLKREGGSGSGQPLLHHASEKGIIHHHFPVNFILKPWRLGTRFYLIIKFGIFQYMIIKTLTASLSLLLEPFGVYCEGEFNLRCGYPYFAAVLNFSQYWALYCLVAWYTATKDELAPIKPLAKFLSFKSIVFLTWWQGVVIAILYALGLLRSPLAQSLELKSSIQNFIICIEMGIASAVHLYVFPAKPYALLANQSPGNISVLGDYVSSDPVDPFEIKESNRPTKMKLPQLEPDERSVTNIKESVRDFVVGSGEYVIKDFKFTVNQAVRPVEKRFDKLMKKKDKHKKTQDDNWVSAATPERPIRGIDDPLLSGSASDSGVTKGKKHHRVVSSNAAMDSWGGGDQASDGYEIRGRRWAVKN; encoded by the exons ATGAGGGTTAACATTGGGCTCATAGTGCCTGTGATGGCACAATACTCTGCGCCCACATGGGCTACTATAGTTGCAGGGCTCTTCACGCTGGTTGCGCTTTCGCTCTCCATGTACCTTATATTCGAGCATCTCTCGGCCTACAACAATCCGGAG GAACAGAAATTTGTACTGGGTGTTATCCTCATGGTCCCTTGCTACGCAATTGAGTCG TATATTTCTTTGATAAATCCAAATACGAGTGTTTACTGTGGCATCCTGCGTGATGGTTACGAAGCATTTGCAATGTACTGCTTCGGAAGATACATTACTGCATGTTTAG GTGGGGAAGATAAAACGATAGCTTTTTTGAAGAGGGAGGGTGGCTCAGGTTCTGGACAACCTCTACTGCATCATGCCTCTGAGAAGGGAATCATACACCATCATTTTCCTGTAAATTTTATATTGAAACCGTGGAGACTGGGGACGCGGTTCTACCTGATTATCAAATTTGGAATCTTCCAATAT ATGATCATAAAGACCCTAACAGCTAGCTTATCTCTTCTTCTAGAACCTTTTGGTGTCTATTGTGAAGGAGAATTCAATTTACGATGTGG GTACCCTTACTTTGCTGCAGTTCTCAACTTCAGTCAATATTGGGCCCTGTACTGTCTAGTAGCATGGTACACAGCTACAAAGGATGAATTGGCACCTATAAAGCCTCTCGCTAAGTTTCTTTCTTTCAAATCTATAGTATTCTTGACTTGGTGGCAAGGTGTGGTGATTGCAATATTGTATGCTCTGGGCCTTCTTAGAAGTCCTTTAGCCCAGAGCTTGGAGTTAAAATCAAGCATTCAAAACTTCATTATTTGCATAGAG ATGGGCATTGCTTCGGCTGTTCACCTCTATGTGTTCCCAGCCAAGCCCTATGCACTTTTAGCTAATCAGTCACCTGGAAACATATCTGTACTTGGGGATTATGTATCCTCTGATCCTGTGGACCCTTTCGAAATTAAGGAAAGCAACCGGCCCACTAAAATGAAGCTTCCACAGTTGGAACCAGATGAGAGAAGCGTGACAAACATAAAAGAAAGTGTTCGGGACTTTGTTGTCGGCAGTGGAGAATAT GTGATCAAGGATTTCAAGTTCACTGTTAACCAAGCAGTAAGGCCAGTGGAGAAGCGCTTTGATAAATTGATGAAAAAGAAGGACAAGCATAAGAAAACCCAGGATGACAACTGGGTGAGTGCAGCAACACCAGAGAGACCAATTCGTGGGATTGATGATCCATTATTAAGCGGGAGTGCTAGTGACAGCGGCGTCACGAAGGGCAAAAAACATCACAGAGTTGTGAGCTCGAATGCTGCTATGGACAGCTGGGGAGGTGGTGATCAGGCATCTGATGGGTACGAGATCAGGGGTCGCCGCTGGGCTGTAAAGAACTAA